From a region of the Hemibagrus wyckioides isolate EC202008001 linkage group LG06, SWU_Hwy_1.0, whole genome shotgun sequence genome:
- the LOC131353980 gene encoding intraflagellar transport protein 172 homolog encodes MDCESRVCQVDKTEEVSDWLLTVSVEQRLEPVLPRDERGTYEASLLAANTSVRSLPCVITGYPVLHDGMEFKRPGMAANKDDWNKFLMATKTTHSPECQDVLNFISRWCGGQGSVVTAYQLFPLIGR; translated from the exons ATGGATTGCGAGAGCCGTGTGTGTCAGGTGGACAAAACGGAGGAGGTCAGTGACTGGCTTCTGACTGTTTCCGTGGAGCAGCGGTTAGAACCGGTTTTACCCAGAGATGAGAGAGGAACGTACGAGGCCTCGCTGCTCGCCGCTAACACCAGCGTCCGCTCGTTACCCTGCGTCATTACag GTTACCCTGTTCTCCATGATGGAATGGAGTTCAAAAGACCGGGCATGGCAGCTAACAAGGACGACTGGAATAAATTCCTCATGGCTACCAAG ACCACTCACAGTCCCGAGTGCCAGGACGTCCTGAACTTTATATCACGCTGGTGTGGTGGACAAGGTTCCGTAGTTACAGCCTACCAGCTGTTTCCTCTTATTGGAAGGTGA